The Salvia miltiorrhiza cultivar Shanhuang (shh) chromosome 1, IMPLAD_Smil_shh, whole genome shotgun sequence genome has a window encoding:
- the LOC131026493 gene encoding protein STAY-GREEN homolog, chloroplastic-like codes for MVTLETALLPSKLRLSSPPFTQENCSSFLRSASRKYKKYETLVPVARLLGPAVFEASKLKVVYVNSDEEKLQPPKLPRTYTLTHCDLTAKLTLAISESINTRQLQGWYNRLQRDEVVGVWRKIKGKMSLHVHCHISGGHFLLDILAKLRYQIFCKELPMVLKAFVHGDEKLFKKYPEMEEALAWIYFHSNIPEFNRVECWGPLYLATGGPHNHNIHDMHHQPCQHCCTCCTPNVSKPPGPTL; via the exons ATGGTGACATTAGAAACAGCTTTACTTCCATCAAAGCTAAGGCTGTCGTCCCCGCCCTTTACACAAGAAAATTGCTCTTCCTTTCTTCGCAGTGCCTCTAGAAAATACAAGAAGTATGAAACCCTAGTCCCA GTGGCAAGGCTGTTGGGGCCTGCAGTTTTTGAGGCATCAAAGCTTAAAGTCGTGTATGTTAATAGTGATGAAGAAAAGTTGCAGCCACCAAAACTTCCGAGAACTTATACACTTACACACTGTGATCTCACCGCTAAGCTCACTCTTGCAATCTCAGAAAGCATTAACACTCGTCAGTTACAAGGATGGTACAACAGACTACAGAGAGATGAAGTGGTGGGTGTTTGGAGGAAGATCAAAGGGAAAATGTCGCTGCACGTTCATTGCCACATCAGCGGTGGTCATTTCCTCTTGGACATTTTGGCTAAGCTCAGATATCAGATCTTCTGCAAAGAACTCCCTATG GTGCTCAAGGCATTTGTGCATGGAGATGAGAAGTTGTTCAAGAAGTACCCAGAGATGGAGGAGGCCTTGGCCTGGATCTACTTCCATTCGAACATTCCAGAATTCAACAGGGTCGAGTGCTGGGGCCCACTATACTTGGCTACTGGTGGGCCTCATAACCACAACATCCATGACATGCATCACCAGCCCTGTCAACATTGCTGCACGTGTTGCACACCTAATGTGTCCAAACCACCTGGCCCCACCCTTTGA